A genomic window from Silene latifolia isolate original U9 population chromosome 11, ASM4854445v1, whole genome shotgun sequence includes:
- the LOC141612940 gene encoding F-box/FBD/LRR-repeat protein At5g22660-like: MEQHHRWSSLPDDIVSKIISHLNLPDFIITISSTIFSIKQIYTCSRFAYNVYEPRYWTIFDNLFDYFTTPVIDTFYLNLHVSFYKEPLCWPIIDTWARRLRSTNIRHFTINTFDSFEFSIRVWPPSIFRMHSLLSLTLYISFKEIDRSDDQLSMILPPNLKKLHLVSPNYGLLEELISGCPSLEDLSLTLDIDQKSKSSISITSEKLKRLYINLYKVSNCKVIIDAPILEHFRYFTRDILSMQMLDSILNVKSLALHVEDYWDRKFNTSPKKTVFPNLRHLTLSLPWKLYQKIFDEQLLCCPNLKVLKLQFNYYDAYKAMILNEDVKFALVEQVKRLEVYMIDGKFSKQRLNLLTWLLRSAKVLEKLVLSSVNLWDYNKLAKSQFLETLFECAESTSRCQIELLGGCKLD, from the coding sequence ATGGAACAACACCATAGATGGAGCTCCCTTCCGGACGACATCGTCTCGAAAATTATCTCCCACCTTAACCTTCCTGATTTCATCATAACCATTTCATCAACTATTTTCAGCATCAAACAGATTTACACATGTAGCAGATTTGCATACAATGTTTATGAGCCTCGTTACTGGACCATTTTCGATAATCTCTTCGATTATTTCACCACACCCGTAATCGACACTTTCTATCTTAATCTTCACGTTAGCTTCTATAAAGAACCGCTTTGCTGGCCTATCATCGATACGTGGGCTCGTCGACTTCGTTCTACTAACATCCGACACTTCACGATTAATACGTTCGATAGTTTTGAATTTAGCATACGAGTGTGGCCACCGAGCATTTTCCGAATGCATTCTTTGTTATCACTTACATTGTATATCTCTTTTAAAGAGATTGATCGTAGCGATGATCAACTTTCAATGATTCTTCCTCCGAACCTCAAGAAACTTCATCTAGTTTCGCCGAATTATGGACTTTTGGAAGAATTAATAAGTGGTTGCCCGTCTCTTGAAGACTTGTCCTTGACCCTTGATATTGATCAGAAAAGTAAAAGTTCGATATCAATTACAAGCGAGAAATTAAAGCGATTATATATAAATCTATATAAGGTTTCCAATTGTAAGGTTATTATTGATGCTCCAATATTAGAGCATTTTAGATATTTTACTAGGGACATATTATCAATGCAGATGTTGGATTCGATTTTGAATGTCAAGTCGCTTGCACTCCATGTTGAAGATTATTGGGACCGGAAGTTTAACACTAGTCCTAAGAAGACCGTCTTCCCTAATTTGAGACACCTTACGTTATCTTTGCCTtggaaattatatcaaaaaaTATTTGACGAACAATTGCTTTGTTGTCCGAATTTGAAGGTTCTTAAGCTACAGTTTAATTATTATGATGCCTACAAGGCGATGATTTTGAATGAAGATGTCAAATTCGCGCTAGTTGAACAAGTGAAGCGCTTAGAGGTGTATATGATTGACGGCAAATTTAGCAAACAAAGATTGAATCTATTGACATGGTTGCTAAGAAGTGCCAAGGTTTTGGAGAAGCTTGTTCTTAGTTCAGTGAACCTTTGGGATTATAATAAGTTGGCAAAATCTCAATTTCTCGAAACTTTATTCGAGTGTGCTGAGAGTACATCGCGTTGCCAAATCGAACTTCTAGGAGGTTGTAAGCTAGACTGA